A portion of the Chondrinema litorale genome contains these proteins:
- a CDS encoding DUF2306 domain-containing protein yields the protein MDKVISNFKSSVLLRFMLKLLVITVWVSALLFGLYILAFYFVSLVQGDTAQWNEVLPGLHDAQTKGATVGIGLHFAAGGIILILGCIQLLESVRLKSPTFHRWVGRVYVIASLFTASGGLVFIFIKGTIGGFWMDIAFAGYGLLTFIAAINTIRYARTGNFESHRAWAIRLFALAIGSWLYRMEYGFWFMITDRLWHTSNFTGPFDYFMDFFFYLPNLFVAELFINRRQIINSRWAEAIVVTGLCFATTFLVMATYFFTKEYWGPAILNVLFDT from the coding sequence ATGGATAAAGTTATTTCAAATTTTAAGTCGAGTGTGTTACTGCGATTTATGCTTAAGCTGCTGGTAATCACAGTCTGGGTAAGTGCATTGCTTTTTGGTCTTTATATTTTAGCCTTCTATTTCGTTTCTTTAGTACAGGGAGATACTGCACAATGGAATGAAGTATTGCCGGGTTTACATGATGCACAAACAAAAGGCGCAACTGTTGGTATTGGATTGCACTTTGCTGCAGGGGGCATTATTCTTATTCTGGGATGTATTCAGTTACTTGAGTCTGTTAGGCTAAAGTCTCCCACTTTTCACAGGTGGGTTGGAAGGGTATATGTTATAGCCTCTCTTTTTACTGCTTCTGGTGGGCTGGTGTTCATCTTTATTAAAGGAACCATTGGTGGTTTTTGGATGGATATTGCCTTTGCAGGCTATGGTTTGCTAACATTTATTGCAGCAATTAATACCATAAGATATGCACGAACAGGAAATTTTGAAAGTCATCGGGCTTGGGCAATACGATTATTTGCCCTTGCGATTGGATCATGGCTTTACCGAATGGAATACGGTTTTTGGTTTATGATTACGGATAGGTTATGGCACACCTCTAACTTTACTGGGCCATTCGATTATTTTATGGATTTCTTTTTTTACTTGCCAAACCTTTTTGTGGCAGAGCTTTTCATAAATAGAAGACAAATAATTAACAGTCGATGGGCTGAAGCAATAGTTGTTACTGGTTTGTGTTTTGCAACTACTTTTTTGGTTATGGCGACTTATTTTTTCACTAAAGAATATTGGGGACCGGCAATATTAAATGTCTTATTTGATACTTAA
- a CDS encoding efflux RND transporter periplasmic adaptor subunit, with product MKNILFPIIILTSSVALYSSCTSSQAEEVQSQPQEIVRSVTIAKVAPSAAPLSLESSGILASKTEINLSFKTGGIIAGIYTDEGHIVKKGQLLAKLNLAEINSAVAQAQAALEKATRDYERIDNLFQDSVATLEQLQDTRTTLEVAQANLQVAKFNQKYSVIYAPQAGKILKRKAETNELVDPGNTIFEFASALSAQVIRIGVSDRNIVRVHLQDSAQIHFDAYPNTVFPAHISEVAESADERTGVFELELTVDAQGYNLKNGFIGKVKIFITPEEQYYKIPMNALVEADAQSASIFVTDAKQQRAKKIKVTPLYIGNDYFTASANTEIPLNVITSGVAYLQDGMRIRTDNGNWHPENRQISQND from the coding sequence ATGAAAAACATACTATTCCCCATTATAATTTTAACTTCTTCCGTAGCTTTATACAGTAGTTGCACGTCCAGTCAAGCGGAAGAGGTTCAGTCGCAACCACAGGAGATTGTAAGATCGGTCACGATAGCTAAAGTTGCTCCTAGTGCAGCACCCCTGAGCTTGGAATCCAGCGGCATTTTGGCATCGAAAACAGAGATAAACCTTTCCTTCAAAACCGGTGGCATTATTGCCGGTATCTACACCGACGAAGGTCATATTGTAAAAAAAGGACAATTATTAGCAAAGCTGAACTTGGCTGAGATTAACTCGGCTGTTGCACAAGCTCAAGCCGCTCTAGAAAAAGCTACACGAGATTATGAACGGATAGACAACCTTTTTCAGGACTCGGTCGCTACGTTGGAGCAACTGCAGGATACCCGCACTACACTGGAAGTAGCTCAAGCCAACTTACAGGTAGCGAAGTTCAACCAAAAGTATTCGGTGATTTATGCTCCACAGGCTGGTAAAATCCTGAAAAGAAAGGCGGAAACCAACGAGCTGGTAGATCCAGGAAACACTATTTTTGAATTTGCCTCAGCTCTGAGTGCCCAAGTCATCCGTATTGGTGTTTCTGACCGTAATATCGTTCGGGTACATTTGCAGGACTCAGCTCAAATACACTTTGATGCATACCCTAATACCGTATTTCCCGCACATATCTCCGAAGTAGCCGAGAGTGCTGATGAGCGCACTGGGGTATTTGAGTTAGAGCTTACAGTGGATGCTCAGGGTTATAATCTGAAAAACGGCTTTATCGGTAAAGTAAAAATTTTCATCACCCCAGAAGAGCAGTATTACAAAATCCCGATGAATGCCTTGGTAGAAGCAGATGCCCAATCGGCGTCTATTTTCGTAACGGATGCCAAACAGCAACGAGCAAAAAAAATAAAGGTCACTCCGCTTTACATTGGCAATGACTATTTCACTGCCTCAGCAAATACAGAAATTCCACTAAATGTCATTACTTCCGGAGTAGCTTATTTGCAGGATGGTATGAGAATTAGAACAGACAATGGAAACTGGCATCCAGAAAACCGACAGATATCTCAAAATGATTAA
- a CDS encoding TolC family protein produces MTRFILILVLFTPSLGIAQSPVAESALLDSYVAEGLENNLQLVQENLSVDQRWTAIQEARGQFLPAVSFQSDYTLAEGGRSIYFPVGDLLNPVYNSLNQLTGSSDFPSNLENVNEQFLPNNFHNTRLHLVQPIFNLDINHNLNIREHELTAQEAHREAFKNQLVKDIKVTYFNYQQSEQIVEVLAQSEVVLKEVLRVNKKLVENQKATKEIVYRSEFELSQLAQQQAEAQQSVIAARNYFNFLLNRPLTTPIETEEDQQALPVDLSIDSTKTQQALLNRQELRQLTNIKEATLEALKMQQHQRLPSIAAVLDVGYQGFGYEFDDNQKYWMAAFSLKWDLFTGFQNRARRQRFALKGKQLEQQINVLEQQIQLEVNDHQQQLQAAYTAWQATRQGVRSAEQNFTLVSKKYQQQQASLLKLLDARSTLTRSKLQTTVAQFDYLKKAALLESSLGVAVLEAGY; encoded by the coding sequence ATGACCCGATTTATCCTAATCCTTGTTCTCTTCACTCCAAGCTTAGGCATTGCTCAGTCTCCCGTTGCAGAATCCGCATTACTAGATTCCTATGTAGCCGAAGGCTTAGAGAATAATCTGCAGCTTGTTCAGGAAAACCTAAGTGTAGATCAGCGCTGGACTGCCATACAGGAAGCTCGAGGACAATTTTTACCAGCAGTTTCCTTTCAATCGGATTATACCCTGGCTGAAGGTGGAAGGTCTATCTACTTTCCAGTAGGCGACTTGTTGAATCCAGTGTACAATTCATTGAACCAACTCACAGGAAGCTCGGATTTTCCCTCAAACCTAGAGAATGTAAATGAGCAGTTTCTGCCCAATAACTTCCATAATACCAGACTACACCTTGTCCAGCCTATTTTTAATCTGGATATTAATCACAATCTGAACATACGAGAGCATGAACTAACGGCTCAAGAAGCCCATCGCGAAGCTTTTAAAAACCAATTGGTAAAGGATATCAAGGTAACTTATTTCAACTACCAACAAAGCGAGCAGATAGTAGAGGTATTAGCCCAGTCTGAGGTTGTGCTAAAAGAAGTGTTACGAGTGAACAAGAAGCTGGTAGAAAACCAGAAAGCCACCAAAGAGATAGTTTACCGCTCAGAGTTTGAACTAAGTCAGCTAGCCCAACAGCAGGCCGAGGCTCAGCAAAGTGTAATTGCCGCTCGCAATTACTTTAACTTTCTCTTGAACCGGCCACTCACTACTCCTATCGAAACCGAAGAAGATCAGCAAGCCCTGCCTGTTGATCTTTCGATAGACAGTACCAAGACTCAGCAAGCCTTACTGAATCGCCAAGAACTACGACAACTTACCAATATAAAAGAAGCAACCCTAGAAGCACTAAAAATGCAACAGCACCAACGTTTACCTAGCATCGCAGCGGTATTAGATGTTGGTTACCAAGGCTTCGGATACGAATTTGATGATAATCAAAAATATTGGATGGCAGCTTTTTCCCTGAAATGGGATTTGTTCACTGGTTTTCAGAACCGAGCCCGCCGTCAACGTTTTGCTTTGAAAGGTAAACAACTGGAACAACAAATCAATGTTCTGGAACAACAGATTCAACTGGAAGTAAACGACCATCAGCAGCAATTGCAAGCTGCATATACGGCCTGGCAGGCAACCCGTCAAGGAGTACGCTCTGCCGAACAGAACTTCACCCTGGTTAGCAAAAAATATCAACAACAACAGGCTTCGTTGTTGAAGCTACTAGATGCCCGTTCCACCCTAACTCGATCTAAATTACAAACCACCGTAGCCCAGTTTGATTACCTCAAGAAAGCCGCCCTATTGGAAAGCAGCCTAGGAGTTGCAGTATTGGAGGCTGGATACTAA
- a CDS encoding cell division protein FtsX: protein MKATSNKKSVGSYPFVNVIFSISTALFMIGLFFLLVIIARNISSDLKKGIEIQVFLRKGLNEEEIKVIEKGLSEKSYIDQSDGKPRIQFLSKEDAAKTLIEDTGEDFIEFLGANPLRDSYIINLTEDFQNNERLEEIKKDIESIPDIYEVAYTQNLKKMVDDINDNIQILGMVISVFVIILLFTVVVLINNAIKLALFSQRFLIRSMQLVGATPFFIKKPFVLRATLHGAISGFLATLLLLGIYLLAIEILPDIEQFLKLWEISLIFIGLLALGSIIGYLSSYSAVTRYLRMRLDELY from the coding sequence GTGAAGGCTACCTCAAATAAAAAAAGTGTAGGAAGTTATCCCTTTGTAAATGTAATCTTTAGTATTTCTACTGCGCTATTTATGATTGGGCTATTTTTTTTATTGGTAATTATAGCCAGAAATATTTCTTCGGATCTTAAGAAAGGAATAGAAATACAAGTTTTTTTGAGAAAGGGACTAAACGAAGAAGAAATTAAAGTAATAGAGAAAGGACTTTCAGAAAAGAGTTACATAGACCAATCTGATGGCAAACCGAGAATACAATTTCTTTCTAAAGAAGACGCAGCTAAAACCTTAATAGAAGATACTGGAGAAGACTTTATTGAATTTTTGGGTGCTAATCCTTTACGAGATTCCTACATTATTAATCTAACAGAAGATTTTCAAAATAATGAAAGGTTAGAAGAAATTAAAAAAGATATTGAGAGCATTCCAGATATATATGAGGTGGCATATACCCAGAACCTAAAAAAAATGGTGGATGATATTAATGATAATATTCAGATTCTTGGGATGGTAATTAGTGTTTTTGTAATCATTTTGCTCTTTACAGTAGTGGTATTAATTAATAATGCAATAAAGCTGGCGCTATTCTCTCAAAGGTTTCTTATTAGAAGTATGCAATTAGTAGGAGCAACGCCATTTTTTATAAAAAAGCCATTTGTATTAAGAGCTACTTTGCATGGTGCTATAAGTGGTTTTTTAGCTACACTATTACTTTTAGGGATTTACTTACTCGCAATAGAAATTCTTCCAGATATAGAGCAATTTTTAAAACTTTGGGAAATAAGCCTAATTTTTATTGGCTTACTAGCTCTTGGTAGTATTATAGGTTATTTAAGTTCTTACTCTGCTGTAACCCGATATTTAAGAATGAGGCTTGATGAATTATATTAA
- the nudC gene encoding NAD(+) diphosphatase, translating into MDKEKNQLTFIPGFIPDINIKETSYIVFYDGKIMVNKNHENAEYIFNELPSHFLEAKHKQQHLGLLHQKNCKIIGLRDVPEALENFEFVNVRSLFGQITEEELLMAGRANQIITWATTHHFCGKCGTPTQNKPDELAIICPNCSTTYYPTISPAIIVAVVKDGKILLGHSARFKGKFYSVLAGFLEIGETFEQCVAREVKEEAGVKIKNIKYFGSQPWPFPSSMMVGFTAEWDSGEIVLHDQELDDAGWFSPDDMPNTPGTYSIAGRLIEWYKQTYS; encoded by the coding sequence ATGGATAAAGAAAAAAATCAATTAACATTTATACCTGGTTTTATACCTGATATTAATATTAAAGAAACATCTTACATTGTATTTTATGATGGTAAAATAATGGTTAATAAAAACCATGAAAATGCCGAATATATTTTCAATGAGTTGCCATCTCACTTTCTAGAAGCTAAGCACAAACAACAACATTTAGGCTTATTACATCAAAAAAATTGTAAAATTATTGGATTAAGAGATGTACCTGAAGCACTTGAAAATTTCGAATTTGTAAATGTAAGAAGTTTATTTGGTCAAATTACAGAAGAAGAATTATTAATGGCTGGTAGAGCAAACCAGATCATTACTTGGGCAACTACACATCACTTTTGTGGAAAATGTGGTACTCCTACCCAAAATAAACCTGATGAATTGGCAATTATTTGCCCTAACTGCTCCACAACTTATTACCCTACTATTTCTCCAGCAATTATAGTTGCTGTTGTAAAAGATGGTAAAATTCTCTTAGGACACTCAGCAAGGTTTAAAGGCAAATTTTATAGTGTACTTGCAGGATTTCTTGAAATAGGCGAAACGTTTGAGCAATGTGTTGCTAGAGAAGTAAAAGAAGAAGCTGGAGTAAAAATCAAAAACATAAAATATTTTGGAAGTCAACCCTGGCCATTTCCAAGTTCAATGATGGTTGGTTTTACCGCTGAGTGGGATTCTGGTGAAATTGTTTTACATGATCAAGAATTAGATGATGCAGGTTGGTTCTCACCAGATGATATGCCAAATACTCCGGGTACTTACAGTATTGCCGGGAGACTCATTGAATGGTATAAACAAACATATTCTTAA